CGGTTGGTCGGCACGAGCCCGCCGGCCCGGCCCGCGATCTCCATGGCCAGCGCCTCGGAGTGGCCCGAGCCGAACGCCTGCACGACTCCCCCGCGGTCCAGGGCGGCGGTGATGAGGCTCGCGGCGCCCTTGACGCCGTCCGCCTGGCTGGTGCCCACCTTTGCCACGAGCTCACTGATCATCGAGAGGTACGCCTGGGCCGTCATGTGTGAGCTCCCCCGGGAGATAGGCGGTCAGCCGCGGCGCCGTCGCGCAGCGGGTTGGTCACGCAGGCGGTGCGCCTCGACGGCGCGCGCGGTCACCTGGAACGCCTCGGTCGTGCGCTCGTAGGTGCGCTGGGCCACCGCGACGTAGATGAGGTCGAGCGCGACGAGCTGGGAGTGGAGCGCGGAGAGCGCGGCCACCCGGAACGTCGTCTCGTGCACGGCCGTGGTCAGCGTGATGTCGGCGGTCTCGCCCAGCGGGGAACGCTCGAACGACGTGACCGCGACGGTCAGCGCGCCCTGCGACGCCGCCTCGGCGAGCATCTCGATCACCTCGCGGGTGCGCCCGCCGTGTGAGAGGGCGATCGCGACGTCGCCGGGGCCGAGGAGGGCCGCGTTGGTGAGCGCCTTGTGGGCGTCCTCCCGGTACCACACCGGGATGCGGATGCGCTCCAGCCGGAACGCCATCTCGCGGGCGGCGGTGCCGCTGCTGCCGAGCCCGAAGAGCTCCACCCGGCCCGCCGTCGCGATGGCGTCGGCGACCCGCGCGACCTTGTCGAGGTCGAGGCCGGCCGCGGTCTCCTGGATGGCCCGGGAGTCCGCGCTGGCGATGACGCCGAGCACCCGGTCGAGCGGGTCGCCCGGCTCGATCTCACGGTCGATGTCGGTGTCCCACCGGGCCTGCTCCTGCCGGCCGATCTCGGCGGCCAGTGCGACCCGGAGCGCCGCGTACCCGCGGAAGCCCAGCACCCGGCAGAACCGCGTGATCGTGGCGGTGGACGTGCCGGCACGCTCGGCGAGGTCCACGATGGACGCCTCCGCCGCCACGGCCGGGTCCTCCAGGATCTGCTCCGCCACGCGCTGGAGCGCATCGGGGAGCGTGGACAGCTCCATCCGGAGCCGGCCGATGACGCCCTGGGTCTGTACCGCCACCGAAATTCCTTTCGTCGTTGCTTTGTGATGAAGAAAATTATGATTGGACGCCCCGCTACGTCAAGAGCGAGCGAAAAAATTTTGATGCGCCGGGGGTGGCCTCACCCAGGCGTTTGACCACAAAGGACCAAGCGTGTGCTTACCGCTACGTTACGTAAAACATGGCCTGAGCCCACGCCGTTCATCCTTTCGGTCTGTCTAGTTTGGCCGATCGGACGAAAAAATGCTGGTAGAAAGCATGACCACCGATCACTTGGGGAACCTGTGCCCCTCAACGCACCTCCCAAGCAACTCCTACCGACAGTGATATGCGGGACGATGATGCGGGGAGCGAACGGTGATCAATCTTTTGACGCTTGGGGGAACGAGCGTGCCAGCGCGCGGAGCCGGTGAGGTGGGCAGGGCGTGACCATAGTCGAGCCCAGCATGACCGCCGCCGAGCAGCGGCTGGCCGAGCTGGACGCCTCCTTCGAGGACTTCTGCCGGGACAACATCGTGGCGGTCGAGCGGTTCCTCCGGAGCCAGTGCGGCGACCGCGAGCTCGTCCAGGAGGCGGTGCAGGAAACGCTCATCACGGCCCGCGACAAATGGGACGTGATCAGCGGGTACCAGAAGCCCCTGGCCTGGGTCTACAAGACCGCCCGCTACAAGCTGATGAACGAGCAGGCCCGCCAGCGCCGCGAGTCGACCCTCCCCCTCGAAGAGGTCTCGAGCGACCGCCTCGTCGCACCGCCGGCCGACTCCCGCGAGGCACAGGAGTGGCTCCTTCGCTGCCTGCGCCGCCTGCCCGAGCGCCAAGCGGCCGTGTTCGCGCTCGCCTTCGAGGGCTGGACCGATCCGGAGATCGCCCGGATCCTCGGCATGGCGGACAACACGGTCCGCTCGTACAAGACGGCCGCTCGCCGGCGGCTCAAGGAGCTCGCCGAGGAGGCCGGATTCACCGTGCCCGCCAGGGGACGCTGACGGTGGACCTCGACGACATCCTGGCCTTGGCCGCCAGCCACCAGCCCACGGTCTTCGAGCGGGCCAGCGCGAGCCGCAACACCCGCTGGGTGCAGCAGCAGTACGCGCGGGCCAAGGCCGACGGCCGCGACCTGGTGGGCGACGTCGACCCGCGTGACCCGCTCGACGGCGACACCGGCGAGATCCCCCGGATCACTCGTACCGCGCAGCTCGCCAAGCAGGGCACGGTGCGGTGGGACGCGGCGACCAACGAGCTCGCCTGGTCCGACGAGATGTCACTGATCTTCGGCCGGGCGCCCGGCGTGGTGCGCCAGAGCCTGGAGACGCTCATCGGGCTGGTACACCCGGACGACGAGCGCCGCATCCGCGAGGCCGCCACCTCCGCGTGGCGCGAGCGTACGGCCACCGAGCTGACCTGCCGGGTGGTGCAGCCGGGCGGGATCACCCGCTGGGTGCACTGCTACATCGAGGTGCTCACCGGCACGGCCGGCGAGCCCACCGGCCTCATCGGCACCGCGCAGGACGTCACCGAGCTGGAGCTCGCCCGCCAGGAGCGGGAGCGGCGGGCCCGCCGCAGAGAGATCGTCGAGCGGGCGTCGGGGAGCTTCGG
The window above is part of the Phytohabitans houttuyneae genome. Proteins encoded here:
- a CDS encoding RNA polymerase sigma factor, with translation MTIVEPSMTAAEQRLAELDASFEDFCRDNIVAVERFLRSQCGDRELVQEAVQETLITARDKWDVISGYQKPLAWVYKTARYKLMNEQARQRRESTLPLEEVSSDRLVAPPADSREAQEWLLRCLRRLPERQAAVFALAFEGWTDPEIARILGMADNTVRSYKTAARRRLKELAEEAGFTVPARGR
- a CDS encoding MurR/RpiR family transcriptional regulator, which gives rise to MAVQTQGVIGRLRMELSTLPDALQRVAEQILEDPAVAAEASIVDLAERAGTSTATITRFCRVLGFRGYAALRVALAAEIGRQEQARWDTDIDREIEPGDPLDRVLGVIASADSRAIQETAAGLDLDKVARVADAIATAGRVELFGLGSSGTAAREMAFRLERIRIPVWYREDAHKALTNAALLGPGDVAIALSHGGRTREVIEMLAEAASQGALTVAVTSFERSPLGETADITLTTAVHETTFRVAALSALHSQLVALDLIYVAVAQRTYERTTEAFQVTARAVEAHRLRDQPAARRRRG